The following are encoded in a window of Myxococcota bacterium genomic DNA:
- a CDS encoding RNA-binding S4 domain-containing protein, whose product VRIDRWLCAARILKSRTQATQACAGGRVRVNDESVKPHFAVRVGDRVRVQADHGLRIVEVTGLAEKRQSPALARTLFNDHSPPPVPRPARMPRREAGAGRPTKRERRDLQRFRGRPED is encoded by the coding sequence AGGTCAGAATCGATCGCTGGCTGTGCGCGGCGCGGATCTTGAAGTCGCGCACCCAGGCCACCCAGGCCTGCGCGGGCGGGCGCGTGCGGGTGAACGACGAGAGCGTGAAGCCGCACTTCGCGGTCCGGGTCGGAGATCGTGTGCGCGTGCAGGCCGACCACGGGCTGCGGATCGTCGAAGTCACGGGGCTGGCCGAGAAGCGCCAGTCGCCGGCGCTGGCGCGCACGCTGTTCAACGACCACTCGCCCCCGCCGGTGCCGCGGCCCGCGCGCATGCCGCGCCGCGAGGCCGGCGCGGGCCGCCCGACCAAGCGCGAGCGCAGAGACCTGCAGCGCTTCCGTGGACGCCCGGAGGACTAG
- a CDS encoding glutathione S-transferase N-terminal domain-containing protein: MKVPGLSLYHFDGCPYCDRVRSAMTRLSLEIELRDIHQQAKYREELVAATGRQMVPCLRIEDGGKSRWMHESADIVRYLETEVAGKG, from the coding sequence ATGAAGGTTCCCGGCCTCTCGCTGTATCACTTCGACGGCTGTCCCTACTGCGACCGCGTGCGCTCGGCCATGACCCGGCTGTCGCTCGAAATCGAGCTGCGCGACATCCACCAACAGGCGAAGTACCGCGAGGAGCTCGTCGCCGCCACCGGCCGGCAGATGGTGCCGTGCCTGCGCATCGAGGACGGCGGCAAGTCGCGCTGGATGCACGAGTCGGCCGACATCGTGCGCTATCTCGAGACGGAGGTCGCGGGGAAGGGCTGA
- a CDS encoding tetratricopeptide repeat protein, whose translation MLDSPARVQFGRIAALADARIDLAEAALWIAAEEYPELDVPACLARLDDLASAVASRVTRAPSALECVERLNDFLYRECRFRGNREDYYDARNSFLNDVLERRTGIPITLAIVWVAVAGRLGVPARGVGFPGHFLVRAGGVEEILVDPFAGTIVTRSDCEARLRAAAGADVPLDPSLLEPTPPRQVLARVLRNLKQIWLAREDWQRALDCTERILMLAPEAPLELRDRGLIFARLECFSAAEADLRKFLALAPGDPGAEAVRAQLVELARSAPRLH comes from the coding sequence GTGCTCGACTCACCCGCGCGCGTCCAGTTCGGACGGATCGCGGCGCTCGCCGACGCACGCATCGACCTGGCCGAGGCGGCGCTCTGGATCGCCGCCGAGGAGTATCCCGAGCTCGACGTGCCGGCCTGCCTGGCCCGGCTCGACGACCTGGCCTCCGCGGTGGCCTCGCGAGTGACTCGCGCGCCGAGCGCGCTGGAGTGCGTGGAGCGGCTGAACGACTTCCTGTACCGGGAGTGCCGCTTCCGCGGCAACCGCGAGGACTACTACGACGCGCGCAACAGCTTCCTGAACGACGTGCTCGAGCGGCGCACCGGCATTCCGATCACGCTCGCGATCGTCTGGGTCGCGGTGGCCGGCCGGCTCGGCGTGCCCGCGCGCGGCGTCGGATTTCCGGGTCACTTCCTGGTGCGCGCCGGCGGCGTCGAGGAGATCCTGGTGGACCCGTTCGCGGGCACGATCGTGACTCGCTCGGACTGCGAGGCGCGGCTGCGCGCCGCGGCGGGCGCGGACGTGCCGCTCGATCCGAGCCTGCTCGAGCCCACGCCCCCGCGCCAGGTGCTGGCGCGCGTGCTGCGCAACCTGAAGCAGATCTGGCTGGCGCGCGAAGACTGGCAGCGCGCGCTCGACTGCACCGAGCGCATCCTCATGCTCGCGCCCGAGGCGCCCTTGGAGCTGCGCGACCGGGGACTCATCTTCGCACGGCTCGAGTGCTTCTCGGCCGCCGAAGCCGACCTGCGCAAGTTCCTGGCGCTGGCGCCCGGTGACCCGGGCGCGGAAGCGGTGCGGGCCCAGCTGGTGGAGCTCGCGCGCAGCGCGCCGCGCCTCCACTGA